In a genomic window of candidate division WOR-3 bacterium:
- a CDS encoding C25 family cysteine peptidase: protein MRRTLALSYFLFLSLLFAVSSNLLKPPQVPNIKQIPQPEKPLSVQMPSLLENELSPNRIPVSEIKLSSPTKITVVKSDYTEFTFRYDFTEDALTQQSFAIDNQTYTVFKIEGTTRKELPGTFDLPSQDILIGIPQQGDIVITTTVISAVTINNIDIPPVPMRFWDKEPIYKLNSSYAKSSIYPENICEVSEIGYLRDIRIARIKITPIQYQYPNKRAIINYSFVVHLRFSEPAQYNPWSDYFDGICQELLLNGKDAVHWKKTPQLNPLNPRYPQGFLNWYKIKVESTGVYKITYEELRKAGLPIKLIDPRTIRLFNIGECTSNVYYPDTMVEIPIYISGESDGSFDKDDYILFYGLSPSRFNLKRTNFYTNPFTRYNYYWLTWGFSLQISGYGKRMEQIQSTAQSNPKNSASNYAHLEQDRDCPARSGLLWIWELFSKEAGINAKTFDITLNLQNPESLFSISGRFWGKSSSNYLKVGINNTHLDTFYFSGGESGPPPFDFVINRRIPLVPNNTINFTLYNTSSQEVFFDYLDVHYSQRLEFLPTMRDLYFYSAPGTQSFAITRMNNKPLVWDITNYYAPKMITGYYKNQDTIIFGLTNYDTTFYYITDETKARKVLSIESRIVGRTLNYGNIHYFIIAPDELYPNALLLENYRRNNIVGIPQAQVKTVPLSAIYDDFTFGIEEPGAIKRLFQKYRPYFGLLLGDGTYDYRNILQLTTFPTVPPYERGYDIDFQVYSFGALSVDAWYADFNGPGTTPDMILGRITARNNTEIRNFYDKLIDYESRRTLGFWNKRFILLSDDEWKGQGTVDVGFWFEHISNNENLEFFLTYNTNQLFHHLEPIKIYLTEYPFNEVREKRLAREALLKEINRGVSLLAYFGHGSGFQIAHEQVFKTEHIPLIKNGKRNLIAFFGSCGVGRFDDTKFESITEELVRRQEGAIATTGASKATFSADNFVFAKMFFQKLIAQPESTLGRAFLLACYTTPQNHYYHLFGDPATIPALPNLMTKINAQPDTFQPAKAIQCQAPNSGELYSTSVFSNRWQRRYESEIGTIFYALSGYEIFRGIGRTINDTMQFRFVVPLGLPRFIRYDILPGAGGGYYTEIPHTSRISAISYDPNQNKICSFLKDTIVFDTAVANYTDFTGPKIELYYDEKRINNNDIVPKQFTLTGIVADTSGILLAPIPGNYYPRLIIRKSNQIIYDVDLTPYFNYDIGNFTQGRFFYPVDLDTGACTILCRASDNLLRVTQESVKVQVLTEQRLNIHKVLYYLDANTQTGYFTFELTQPAWVQIKIYTIAGRLINTLPERYCSFGYNQIEWNGKDADGDIPANGVYLYKIIARSYESGKEEKKSIVEKFIIMN from the coding sequence ATGAGAAGAACGTTAGCCTTATCCTATTTTTTATTTCTATCCTTGCTCTTTGCAGTATCTTCAAATTTGCTAAAACCGCCACAAGTACCAAACATTAAACAGATACCGCAACCAGAGAAACCTTTATCCGTTCAAATGCCTTCTCTTTTAGAGAATGAACTAAGTCCGAATCGGATACCTGTTTCTGAAATTAAATTGTCGTCTCCTACCAAGATAACGGTCGTTAAATCGGATTATACTGAATTTACCTTTCGTTATGATTTTACGGAAGACGCGCTAACTCAACAAAGTTTTGCTATTGATAATCAGACTTATACAGTATTTAAGATAGAAGGCACAACGCGTAAAGAATTACCTGGGACATTCGATTTACCGAGTCAAGATATTTTAATTGGTATTCCTCAACAAGGTGATATTGTTATTACCACGACAGTTATATCTGCGGTTACAATTAACAATATTGATATTCCACCGGTGCCAATGCGGTTTTGGGATAAAGAACCAATATATAAACTAAACTCATCTTATGCAAAATCTTCAATTTATCCGGAAAATATTTGTGAAGTTTCAGAAATTGGCTATCTGCGGGATATTCGCATTGCTCGGATAAAGATTACGCCTATTCAATATCAATATCCCAACAAACGCGCAATAATAAATTATAGTTTTGTCGTGCACTTGCGTTTTAGTGAACCGGCACAATATAATCCTTGGTCTGACTATTTTGATGGTATTTGTCAAGAACTTTTACTTAATGGAAAAGACGCCGTGCATTGGAAAAAGACACCACAACTCAATCCGCTTAATCCCCGATATCCCCAAGGATTTTTGAACTGGTATAAGATAAAAGTTGAGTCGACCGGTGTCTATAAAATAACTTATGAGGAATTGCGAAAAGCCGGGCTTCCGATAAAATTAATCGACCCACGAACAATCCGTTTGTTCAATATCGGTGAATGCACTTCTAATGTCTATTATCCAGATACTATGGTTGAAATTCCAATTTATATTTCAGGCGAATCTGATGGTTCTTTTGATAAAGACGACTATATTCTATTTTACGGTTTGTCCCCATCGCGTTTTAATCTCAAACGGACTAATTTTTATACTAATCCATTTACTCGTTATAACTACTATTGGTTAACTTGGGGATTTTCGCTACAAATTTCCGGATATGGTAAAAGAATGGAACAAATACAGTCGACTGCACAATCTAACCCGAAAAATTCAGCGTCTAATTATGCTCATCTGGAACAAGACCGTGATTGTCCTGCTCGAAGTGGCTTATTATGGATTTGGGAACTTTTTTCTAAAGAAGCCGGTATCAATGCCAAAACTTTTGATATAACCTTAAACTTACAAAATCCAGAATCACTCTTTTCTATCTCTGGTCGGTTTTGGGGTAAATCATCATCCAATTATCTAAAAGTCGGTATAAACAATACTCATCTCGACACTTTCTATTTTAGTGGTGGTGAATCAGGACCACCGCCTTTCGATTTTGTTATAAATCGACGCATACCATTGGTTCCGAACAACACGATTAATTTTACTTTATATAATACCAGTAGCCAAGAAGTATTTTTCGATTATCTTGATGTTCACTATTCACAAAGACTGGAATTCCTGCCAACTATGCGAGATTTGTATTTTTATTCTGCGCCCGGCACTCAAAGTTTTGCTATAACCCGCATGAATAACAAACCACTTGTTTGGGATATTACTAATTATTATGCGCCGAAAATGATTACTGGTTATTATAAAAATCAGGACACAATTATCTTTGGATTAACCAATTACGACACTACTTTTTACTATATAACGGACGAGACCAAAGCCCGCAAGGTTTTGAGCATTGAATCCCGAATTGTTGGTCGAACCCTAAATTATGGAAATATCCACTATTTTATTATTGCACCGGATGAACTTTATCCTAATGCTTTGCTGTTAGAAAATTATCGGCGAAATAATATTGTTGGAATACCACAAGCCCAAGTTAAAACAGTTCCCTTGAGTGCAATTTATGATGATTTTACTTTCGGTATTGAAGAACCTGGTGCGATTAAGAGATTATTTCAAAAGTATCGACCTTATTTTGGTTTATTATTAGGTGACGGCACTTATGATTATCGTAATATTTTACAATTAACAACTTTTCCCACTGTACCGCCTTATGAACGCGGTTATGATATTGACTTTCAGGTCTATTCTTTCGGTGCGTTATCGGTTGATGCTTGGTATGCGGATTTTAATGGTCCAGGCACAACACCTGATATGATATTGGGCAGAATTACCGCGCGCAATAACACAGAAATAAGAAACTTTTACGATAAATTAATTGACTATGAGTCAAGACGAACTTTAGGATTTTGGAATAAACGATTCATTCTTTTATCAGACGATGAATGGAAAGGGCAAGGCACAGTTGATGTCGGATTCTGGTTTGAACATATTAGCAATAACGAAAATCTTGAATTCTTTTTAACTTATAATACGAATCAATTGTTTCACCATCTTGAGCCTATAAAGATTTATCTTACAGAATATCCCTTTAATGAAGTTCGAGAAAAACGATTAGCCCGCGAAGCCTTACTCAAAGAGATTAATCGAGGTGTTTCATTATTGGCCTATTTTGGTCATGGCTCAGGTTTTCAGATTGCACACGAGCAGGTATTCAAGACGGAACATATACCTTTAATTAAAAATGGAAAAAGAAATTTGATTGCCTTTTTTGGTAGTTGTGGTGTGGGAAGATTTGATGATACAAAATTTGAGTCAATTACGGAAGAATTAGTGCGTAGACAAGAAGGAGCAATTGCCACCACTGGTGCCAGTAAAGCAACTTTCTCAGCAGATAATTTTGTCTTTGCCAAAATGTTTTTTCAAAAACTAATCGCACAACCAGAAAGCACCTTGGGTCGGGCTTTTTTACTTGCCTGTTATACAACACCACAGAATCATTATTATCATCTTTTTGGCGACCCAGCAACAATTCCCGCCTTACCCAATTTAATGACAAAGATTAATGCCCAACCTGATACTTTTCAACCGGCTAAAGCGATTCAATGCCAAGCACCAAATTCAGGGGAACTCTATTCGACCTCCGTATTTTCTAATCGATGGCAACGAAGATATGAATCGGAGATTGGCACAATCTTTTATGCTTTATCCGGCTATGAAATCTTTCGTGGTATTGGTCGCACTATTAATGACACAATGCAATTCCGTTTTGTTGTGCCTTTAGGACTGCCGCGGTTTATCCGTTATGATATTTTACCTGGTGCTGGAGGTGGTTATTATACAGAGATACCACATACTTCTCGCATTAGCGCTATTAGTTATGACCCGAATCAAAATAAGATTTGTAGTTTTCTTAAGGATACTATTGTCTTTGATACCGCTGTGGCTAATTACACAGATTTTACCGGACCGAAGATTGAACTCTATTATGACGAAAAAAGAATTAATAACAATGATATTGTACCAAAACAGTTTACCTTGACAGGTATTGTCGCCGATACTTCAGGTATCCTTTTAGCCCCGATTCCAGGAAATTATTATCCCCGGCTCATTATTCGTAAATCAAATCAAATTATATATGATGTCGATTTAACCCCTTATTTTAATTATGATATTGGCAATTTTACTCAAGGACGGTTCTTTTATCCGGTAGATTTAGATACGGGCGCATGTACCATTCTGTGTCGGGCATCAGATAATCTCTTAAGAGTAACTCAAGAATCGGTAAAAGTGCAGGTGTTAACCGAGCAACGATTAAATATTCACAAAGTATTATACTATTTAGATGCTAACACTCAAACCGGGTATTTTACCTTTGAATTGACTCAACCCGCTTGGGTGCAGATAAAGATTTACACGATTGCCGGCAGATTAATTAATACTCTACCAGAAAGATATTGTTCCTTTGGCTATAATCAGATTGAATGGAATGGGAAAGACGCAGATGGAGATATACCTGCTAACGGTGTCTATCTTTACAAAATTATTGCTCGGTCATACGAATCTGGTAAAGAAGAGAAAAAATCAATTGTGGAAAAGTTTATTATAATGAATTAG